The nucleotide window GGTCGAGTGGGTGCATTTTCCACTGCACCCGGACACGCCGGCGGAAGGCCGCTCGCTGGACGATCTGTTCGCGGGGCGCAAGGTGGACCGGAAGGCCATGCACGCGCAGATGAAGGCGCGCATGGACGCCGAGGGTCTCCCCTACGGGGAGCGGACCATGACGTACAACAGCCGCCTGGCCCAGGAGCTGGGCAAGTGGGCGGATACGCAGTCGGGTGGCGAAGCCATCCACGACGCGCTGTTCCGCGCCTACTTCGTGGACGCGCGCGACATCTCCCAGCCCGCGGTGCTCCTGGACATCGTGGAGCGGGTGGGCCTGTCGGTCGACGGCGCGCGCGAGGCGCTGGAGACGCGGACCTTCAAGGCCGCCGTCGACGCGGACTGGGAGCTCTCGCGCCGGTACGGCGTCACGGGCGTGCCGACGTTCGTCGCCGGTCGCTCCGGCGTCGTCGGCGCGCAGCCGTACGAGGCGCTGGAGGAGCTCGTGCGACAGGCCGCGACGCAAGAAAAGAGAGAGGGATAAGCAATGCTTCCGGCTCCGGGTTTCCATCACCTCCACCTGAACTCCGTCGATCCCGATGCCGCGATCGACTTCTATGTCCGGCAGTTTCCGACCTCCGCGAAGGCGAGCTGGGGCGGCCTGCCGGCGCTCGCGGCACCGAACGACGTCCTGGTCCTGTTCAGCCGGGTCGCCACCGCGCCCGCGACGTCGCCGCAGAGCGCGATCTGGCATTTCGGCTGGCATGCCACGGACGCGCGCGCGAGCCTCGAATCGTACAAGAGCCGACCGGACGTCACGCTCTTGCCTCTCTACACCACGGATGAAGGCGGGTCGGTGTTCATGAGTAGCGACACCTGGCCGAGCGCCGGCCGCACGCCCGGCTTGACGAAGGCGCAGATCGCGGAGGCCAAGGTTATCGGTGTCCAGCCGACCCGCACGGGCGGCTTCGGCTACATGCGGGGTCCCGACAATGCGCTCGTGGAATACGCCGGCAACCATCCGGCCGAGCGCTTCAACCACGTGCACATGTACCAGGACGATCCGTTCTGCGCGCAGCTCTGGTACCAGAAGCACCTCAACGCGCCGGTCTTCGCGGGGCGCACCAGTCAGACGCCACTGACCGAAGCCACCTGCAAGGTGGCGCGCGGCCCCGATCGCACCTGGCCGGCGCTCGACCGGGACGGGATGTTCCGCGCGCCGTCGGCCGCGGTCGTGTTCGGCGACGTGGCATTGCCGTGGTACGTGCGTCAGAGCGACCGGCCTCTCGTGAGCTCGCGCGGGCACCTGTACGACCACATCGCGCTCAGCGTCGCCGATCTCGACGCCTGGGTCGCCAAACTGCGGAGCGAGCGTGTCACGTTTCTCGGAGAGCCTTACGAGCTCGGCGACACCCGCGCGGTGATGATCGAGGGGCCGAGCCGCGAAGCGCTGGAGCTGGTCGAGATCGCCTAAGTCGCCATGGCGCCCCGCCATTGACCAGCTTCTTCGTGCCCGGCCCGCCGGTTCGCGGTGTGCGTGCGATGACGCAGTCCACTGACGGGTTTCGTCCCGAGACCCTCGTGGCTATTGACGCAGTTGAGCGAGCGCTCCAGTTAGCTCGGCG belongs to Candidatus Rokuibacteriota bacterium and includes:
- a CDS encoding DsbA family oxidoreductase, giving the protein MAEPVIMRIFSDYVUPWCYLSTVRIEKLKAEHHVQVEWVHFPLHPDTPAEGRSLDDLFAGRKVDRKAMHAQMKARMDAEGLPYGERTMTYNSRLAQELGKWADTQSGGEAIHDALFRAYFVDARDISQPAVLLDIVERVGLSVDGAREALETRTFKAAVDADWELSRRYGVTGVPTFVAGRSGVVGAQPYEALEELVRQAATQEKREG
- a CDS encoding VOC family protein; its protein translation is MLPAPGFHHLHLNSVDPDAAIDFYVRQFPTSAKASWGGLPALAAPNDVLVLFSRVATAPATSPQSAIWHFGWHATDARASLESYKSRPDVTLLPLYTTDEGGSVFMSSDTWPSAGRTPGLTKAQIAEAKVIGVQPTRTGGFGYMRGPDNALVEYAGNHPAERFNHVHMYQDDPFCAQLWYQKHLNAPVFAGRTSQTPLTEATCKVARGPDRTWPALDRDGMFRAPSAAVVFGDVALPWYVRQSDRPLVSSRGHLYDHIALSVADLDAWVAKLRSERVTFLGEPYELGDTRAVMIEGPSREALELVEIA